A genome region from Brachymonas denitrificans includes the following:
- the lexA gene encoding transcriptional repressor LexA, whose product MNPPVKLTARQQQILELIQQAIAQTGAPPTRAEIAAELGFRSANAAEEHLQALARKGVIELVSGTSRGIRLRQPVHPAHQSTLEAFAQLALPLIGRVAAGSPVLAEEHVDTVYHVAPSLFASKPDYLLKVRGMSMRDVGILDGDLLAVQSTQNVRNGQIVVARVGDEVTVKRYQRLPNHIELHPENPDYPTIVVQPGEPFAIEGLAVGLIRNSVLM is encoded by the coding sequence ATGAACCCACCCGTCAAACTCACCGCACGCCAGCAACAGATCCTGGAACTGATCCAGCAGGCCATCGCCCAGACGGGCGCTCCGCCTACCCGTGCCGAAATTGCCGCAGAGCTCGGCTTCCGCTCCGCCAACGCTGCCGAAGAACACCTGCAGGCGCTGGCGCGCAAGGGCGTGATCGAACTTGTCAGTGGCACCTCGCGCGGCATTCGCCTGCGCCAGCCGGTGCACCCTGCCCACCAGAGCACGCTCGAGGCCTTTGCCCAGCTCGCTCTGCCGCTCATCGGCCGCGTGGCCGCCGGCTCGCCGGTGCTGGCCGAAGAGCATGTCGATACGGTCTACCACGTCGCTCCCTCGCTGTTCGCCAGCAAGCCAGACTATCTGCTCAAGGTGCGCGGCATGTCCATGCGCGATGTCGGCATTCTCGATGGCGACCTGCTCGCCGTGCAAAGCACGCAGAACGTGCGCAACGGCCAGATCGTCGTGGCACGCGTGGGCGATGAAGTCACCGTCAAGCGCTACCAGCGCCTGCCGAACCATATCGAGCTGCACCCCGAAAACCCCGACTACCCCACCATCGTGGTACAGCCGGGTGAGCCCTTCGCCATCGAGGGGCTGGCCGTCGGCCTGATCCGCAACAGCGTGCTGATGTAG